One Chryseobacterium sp. StRB126 genomic region harbors:
- a CDS encoding DUF3945 domain-containing protein translates to MEEEIINSQESDELKPSTDTLLVLNIHTNQVEMVKGIDQDGNLQKVPPQEKKDNEQLISVDKHGDIFSNFFSNFYRQLKNPTHFNFFKVSEYDAVNTAKDLQKYVDQASPEEKEKLKDYEILPQHNNNPKNQNTMDNNTDNQEYRFQPEQIDWKTMEKFGLNQEKLEKMNAMDALLRGFKTNTLIPITINLGTAVSKMDVRLSLQTGDTGQVAVHLHGIRKEPSLNNKFLGHQFTDEDKKNLKETGNMGRVVDLVNPKTDEIIPSVISRDRLTNELVAYRAEYMKIPDEIKGIRLDEHQKQTLLEGGPLYLEGMTSKKGEPFDAIVQFNADKRYVEFIFNNNHTPQQSQQHHHNQQQTQPTDKEAPKVFRGKELDDSQYEKFKAGQTIYIDGLTDAKGKAYQGYITFNKETSKTDFSFTHPNKLKEQAKPTEDHKTQTAVNTHSKTNEATKNVKEPLESTQQEDQQKKVRKPRGRKL, encoded by the coding sequence ATGGAAGAAGAAATAATAAACTCTCAGGAGTCCGATGAACTCAAACCCTCAACAGACACACTCCTTGTACTGAACATTCATACTAACCAGGTTGAAATGGTCAAAGGAATTGATCAAGATGGAAATCTTCAAAAAGTTCCTCCACAAGAAAAAAAGGATAATGAGCAGCTGATCAGCGTTGATAAACATGGCGATATTTTCTCCAACTTCTTTTCCAATTTTTACCGGCAGCTCAAAAATCCCACGCATTTCAACTTTTTTAAAGTTTCGGAATACGATGCTGTTAATACGGCTAAGGATCTTCAGAAGTATGTTGATCAGGCATCACCTGAAGAAAAAGAAAAGCTGAAAGACTACGAAATCTTACCTCAACATAACAACAATCCAAAAAATCAAAATACAATGGACAACAACACAGACAATCAGGAATATCGTTTTCAGCCTGAACAAATCGACTGGAAAACGATGGAAAAATTCGGACTTAACCAGGAAAAGCTTGAAAAAATGAATGCGATGGATGCATTACTTAGGGGATTTAAAACCAATACACTAATTCCCATCACCATTAATCTGGGAACGGCAGTAAGCAAAATGGATGTTCGATTATCTCTTCAGACAGGAGATACAGGACAGGTTGCCGTTCATCTGCACGGAATCCGAAAAGAGCCCAGTCTTAATAATAAATTTTTAGGTCACCAGTTCACGGATGAAGATAAAAAAAATCTTAAGGAAACCGGGAATATGGGCAGGGTAGTAGATCTGGTCAATCCTAAGACGGATGAAATTATTCCATCGGTTATAAGCCGTGACCGACTCACCAATGAACTCGTAGCTTATAGAGCGGAGTACATGAAAATCCCTGATGAAATCAAAGGAATTAGGCTTGATGAACATCAGAAACAAACTTTACTGGAAGGTGGACCATTGTATCTTGAAGGCATGACCTCTAAAAAAGGAGAACCTTTCGATGCCATCGTACAATTCAATGCAGATAAGCGGTATGTAGAGTTTATATTCAACAATAACCACACACCACAACAAAGTCAACAACATCATCATAACCAACAACAAACTCAACCTACGGATAAAGAAGCACCCAAAGTATTCAGAGGAAAAGAACTGGATGATTCACAGTATGAAAAATTCAAAGCCGGGCAAACCATTTACATTGACGGCCTTACCGATGCTAAAGGTAAAGCCTATCAGGGCTATATTACCTTCAACAAAGAGACTTCCAAAACTGACTTCTCCTTTACCCATCCTAATAAACTTAAAGAGCAGGCAAAGCCTACAGAAGATCATAAAACCCAAACTGCGGTTAACACCCATAGTAAAACCAATGAAGCTACTAAAAATGTGAAGGAGCCTTTAGAATCAACACAGCAGGAAGACCAGCAAAAAAAGGTTAGAAAACCAAGAGGACGAAAACTATAA
- a CDS encoding type IA DNA topoisomerase gives MKAIIAEKPSVAREIAQLLGAHEKKDGYLSGNGYCVTWALGHLISLGMPEDYGIRGFNKTSLPIFPNPFILTPKKLKKAKGYEPDPSALKQLNTIQQVINQCSSIIVATDAGREGELIFRYIYHYLQCNKPLERLWISSLTEKAIQDGFKNLQPGDAFDGLYQAAKARSEADWLVGINATQALTIAGNQDVYSLGRVQTPTLALICQRFFQHQNFTKQKYFQIQLSHRKEYTDFTSFSLLQWEEKKQAEQIQKIIEREGRAIIDDVSVKTVQEQSPLLFDLTELQKEANRKLGLSADEVLQTAQSLYEKQFITYPRTGSKYIPEDVWPVIPELVRILNATDHFKPAISTLKFGNFNKRIVNDLKVTDHHGLLITTKTPSALSATEKAIYDTIAYRLLESLSHTCVKQVTQIQIKVHHYEFQIKGSTILNQGWRAIKGILSDNENSNNANEALTELPEFKIGDELKISKAELLEKVTQPPKLYTEADLLSAMENAGRSMENKDEQKALSNIGIGTPATRASIIETLLSRNYIIRKSKTLHPTDKGLQVYNLVKDKKIANVQMTAEWEIALDRIEKGELNKTQFINDIQAYTTEITNELLSLNIPQEKIPQLKCPKCQQHNLIIKDKIVKCPDEQCGWILFRTICGIQLSIKDLNLLLTQKKTSLIKNMKSKNGKKFDAYLILKGDFSTSFGFRKDI, from the coding sequence ATGAAAGCAATCATCGCAGAAAAACCCAGCGTTGCAAGGGAAATAGCCCAGTTATTAGGAGCCCATGAAAAAAAAGATGGTTATCTATCCGGTAACGGCTATTGTGTCACCTGGGCATTGGGACATTTGATATCGCTAGGAATGCCGGAAGATTATGGTATAAGAGGCTTTAACAAAACCTCTTTGCCTATCTTTCCCAACCCTTTTATTCTAACTCCCAAAAAACTAAAGAAAGCAAAAGGCTATGAGCCTGATCCTTCCGCTTTAAAACAGCTCAACACCATACAACAAGTCATCAATCAATGCAGCAGTATTATTGTGGCTACTGATGCAGGAAGGGAAGGAGAGTTAATTTTCCGCTATATCTATCACTACCTACAATGCAACAAACCTCTTGAAAGACTCTGGATAAGCTCCCTTACCGAAAAGGCAATACAGGACGGTTTTAAAAACCTTCAGCCTGGCGATGCCTTTGACGGTTTGTATCAAGCTGCTAAAGCCAGAAGTGAAGCGGACTGGCTGGTAGGAATCAATGCCACTCAGGCATTAACCATCGCAGGAAACCAAGATGTTTATTCATTAGGCAGAGTGCAGACGCCAACCCTGGCTTTAATCTGTCAACGGTTTTTTCAGCATCAAAACTTCACCAAGCAAAAATACTTTCAAATCCAGCTGAGCCACAGAAAAGAATATACAGACTTCACCAGTTTTTCGCTATTACAATGGGAAGAAAAAAAGCAGGCAGAACAAATCCAAAAGATTATAGAGCGGGAGGGAAGAGCTATTATAGATGATGTATCTGTTAAAACAGTACAGGAGCAATCTCCATTACTTTTCGACCTCACAGAATTACAGAAAGAAGCCAACAGAAAACTGGGGCTTTCTGCTGATGAGGTTTTACAAACAGCCCAAAGCCTCTATGAGAAACAGTTCATTACTTACCCCAGAACCGGCAGCAAGTATATTCCTGAGGATGTATGGCCTGTAATTCCTGAGCTGGTCAGAATCCTCAATGCAACCGATCATTTCAAACCAGCCATATCTACTTTAAAATTCGGAAACTTCAACAAGAGAATAGTCAATGATTTAAAAGTTACCGACCATCACGGATTACTCATAACAACCAAAACACCTTCTGCACTTAGCGCTACGGAAAAAGCTATTTATGATACGATTGCTTACCGCTTATTAGAATCCCTATCCCACACCTGTGTAAAACAAGTCACCCAAATCCAGATAAAAGTCCATCATTACGAATTCCAGATCAAGGGCTCAACAATACTCAATCAAGGCTGGCGAGCCATCAAAGGGATTCTTTCTGACAATGAAAATTCAAATAACGCTAACGAAGCCCTTACTGAGCTTCCGGAATTCAAAATCGGAGATGAGCTGAAAATATCAAAAGCAGAATTATTAGAAAAAGTAACGCAACCTCCTAAACTTTATACAGAAGCTGACCTCTTATCAGCGATGGAAAATGCTGGCAGATCTATGGAGAACAAAGATGAACAGAAAGCGCTATCCAATATCGGTATCGGAACCCCAGCTACCAGAGCTTCCATTATTGAAACGCTGCTCAGCAGAAACTATATCATCAGAAAGAGCAAAACCCTGCATCCCACCGATAAAGGTTTACAGGTTTACAACCTTGTCAAAGACAAAAAAATAGCCAATGTCCAAATGACTGCAGAATGGGAAATAGCACTGGATAGAATTGAAAAAGGTGAACTCAATAAAACTCAATTCATAAACGACATCCAAGCTTACACAACTGAAATCACTAACGAACTTTTATCACTCAATATTCCTCAAGAAAAAATCCCACAACTCAAATGTCCCAAATGTCAACAGCACAATCTTATCATCAAAGACAAAATCGTAAAATGCCCAGATGAACAATGCGGTTGGATTCTCTTCAGAACTATATGTGGAATACAACTCAGTATTAAAGATCTTAATTTGTTATTAACTCAAAAAAAAACATCACTTATCAAGAATATGAAAAGCAAAAACGGTAAAAAGTTTGATGCTTATCTAATTTTAAAAGGTGATTTCAGTACTTCATTTGGATTTAGAAAGGACATCTAA
- a CDS encoding helix-turn-helix domain-containing protein, with amino-acid sequence MKNYFIFLLSFFPFFFTLAQNKQFDTKLQTKTITRELNEISQNINERKGDPKQQEMRLLQLKKVSEDLNYDRGTFQSGSLIMMLYAFQGRNQDIITLGKQLKKVAQGKVDTYGTISSIYRRSALALGELGLDDESIKDFRTAIKYIQTIENRDTRLYYLSICYENMTVYYENKQFDSKFADSILYFRKKSLAAAKQVRDGSIVPDNLKYDQIAFTNMAIGVFYLGKEDTKENIKEAEKYLLDGLKIIENKKYNIAPESKIRMLNQVSWLYSEKLDYKTSIAYSQRALELEKQVHSPGDRVESYEFLADSYAGIGDSQKAKFYLDKYSYLKDSLHVATKNNANVVMKSMVTDGVNVQKEKSNKLLTIILSLILVFIIIMILLWRRKKRNLQKKYEEIIYKINSGKENSPVQPIQTTKYDGNKNPAIIPEDTAKLLLEKLEKFEASEKYLKNEVSLSWLANHLNTNTKYLSEIIKLERGKNFSNYINGLRINFIVDKLYNEPIYREYKISYLVEASGFATYKVFVVAFKNEHGVTPSYFIDKLRASE; translated from the coding sequence ATGAAGAATTATTTTATTTTTTTACTCAGTTTTTTCCCATTCTTCTTCACTCTTGCTCAGAATAAACAATTTGATACCAAGTTGCAGACAAAAACTATCACTAGGGAGCTCAATGAAATTAGCCAAAATATTAATGAACGCAAAGGCGATCCAAAACAACAAGAGATGCGCCTGCTGCAATTAAAAAAAGTGTCGGAAGACCTCAACTATGATAGGGGAACTTTTCAAAGTGGTTCGCTTATCATGATGTTATATGCATTTCAGGGGAGAAATCAAGATATCATTACATTAGGAAAACAACTCAAGAAAGTTGCCCAAGGTAAAGTAGATACTTATGGTACCATTTCCAGTATATATCGTCGTAGTGCACTCGCTTTGGGGGAGCTTGGCTTAGATGATGAAAGTATTAAAGATTTTAGAACAGCTATTAAATATATACAAACAATTGAAAATAGGGACACTAGGTTATACTACCTGTCCATATGCTATGAAAATATGACTGTCTATTATGAGAATAAACAGTTTGATAGTAAATTTGCCGATTCAATATTATACTTTCGTAAAAAGAGCCTCGCTGCGGCAAAACAGGTGAGAGATGGCAGTATCGTACCAGATAACCTGAAATATGACCAGATTGCTTTTACTAACATGGCAATTGGGGTATTTTATCTTGGTAAGGAAGATACCAAGGAGAATATAAAAGAAGCAGAAAAATATCTTTTGGATGGCTTGAAAATAATCGAAAATAAGAAATACAATATAGCACCTGAGAGTAAAATAAGGATGCTGAACCAGGTAAGCTGGCTTTATTCAGAAAAACTGGACTATAAGACATCCATTGCCTATTCGCAGCGTGCACTTGAATTGGAAAAGCAAGTTCATAGCCCAGGCGATAGAGTAGAATCTTATGAATTCCTTGCAGATTCCTATGCCGGTATTGGTGATAGTCAGAAGGCCAAATTCTATCTCGACAAGTACTCCTATCTTAAAGACAGTTTACATGTTGCCACAAAGAATAATGCAAATGTTGTAATGAAAAGTATGGTTACAGATGGGGTTAATGTACAAAAAGAAAAATCAAATAAATTACTAACCATTATTCTAAGTTTAATACTCGTCTTTATCATCATCATGATTTTGCTCTGGAGAAGAAAAAAACGGAATCTCCAGAAGAAATATGAAGAGATAATCTATAAAATAAACAGCGGAAAAGAAAACTCACCGGTACAACCCATACAAACTACAAAGTACGATGGAAATAAAAACCCTGCAATTATACCTGAAGATACCGCAAAATTACTGCTTGAGAAACTTGAAAAGTTTGAAGCCTCTGAAAAGTATCTGAAAAATGAGGTGAGCCTTTCGTGGCTTGCCAACCACCTCAATACAAATACTAAATACCTTTCCGAAATTATTAAGCTTGAAAGGGGTAAAAACTTTTCAAATTACATCAATGGTTTACGAATCAATTTTATTGTTGATAAGCTCTACAACGAACCCATATACAGAGAATACAAGATAAGCTACCTTGTTGAAGCAAGCGGATTCGCTACTTACAAGGTTTTTGTAGTCGCTTTTAAGAATGAGCATGGTGTAACGCCATCCTATTTCATTGACAAGCTGAGAGCTTCTGAATAA
- a CDS encoding SEC-C metal-binding domain-containing protein — protein MAIEKSTGYTETERILAKLCDATFLKLWSYPNPYKEDTKELCDLMAVFDNKIFLFFDRESRKFDNLEGDIDVQWKRWHKNVIENQIRTAEGARRYVLENPDKIYLDSKKTTPFPILIPHENLTIYSIIIAHGAAEACLRHSPENINGSLAVTYSKREKLGLDIPFLVELDSNKPIHIFDTFNLEIILKELDTVYDFSEYLSEKEKALKHYESITYCGEEDLLANYFQNFDAVKQKHFVGVIDEKATSIMISEGGWNSFENSALYKRRKEANKTSEMWDNLLQYTTQNALDQTLKGNSNIFKGESAICEMAKEPRFFRRTLSDLMIRAIEGFPGDGTTLMRNLSIMPSFYKNTVYVFLQLHDPRNKDYDNEYRPKRQALLEIACGVTKNKFPKYEKIIGIAIDAPKFTQTNSEDFILLNAKDWFEDDILYYSDANKNINFLETKKMVRETLTVRDFPINNNLSRHKKIGRNDQCPCGFGKKYKKCCIGLKK, from the coding sequence ATGGCAATTGAAAAATCTACAGGTTATACTGAAACAGAAAGAATATTAGCAAAACTATGTGATGCTACTTTCTTAAAACTATGGTCTTATCCAAATCCTTACAAAGAAGATACAAAGGAATTGTGTGATTTAATGGCTGTCTTTGACAATAAGATTTTTTTATTTTTTGATCGTGAAAGTAGGAAATTTGATAATTTGGAGGGTGATATTGATGTGCAATGGAAACGCTGGCACAAAAATGTAATTGAGAACCAAATAAGAACAGCGGAAGGAGCAAGAAGATATGTACTTGAAAATCCCGATAAAATATATTTGGACAGTAAAAAAACAACACCTTTTCCGATACTCATACCTCATGAAAATTTAACTATATATAGTATTATTATTGCTCATGGAGCAGCGGAAGCTTGTTTGCGGCATTCACCCGAAAATATTAACGGAAGTCTTGCTGTAACTTACAGTAAAAGGGAAAAATTAGGGCTTGATATTCCTTTTCTCGTGGAGCTAGATAGTAATAAACCTATTCATATTTTTGATACCTTTAATTTAGAAATCATTCTTAAAGAATTAGATACTGTATACGATTTTTCTGAATATCTTTCAGAGAAAGAGAAGGCTTTAAAGCACTATGAAAGTATTACTTATTGCGGAGAAGAAGATCTATTAGCTAATTACTTTCAAAACTTTGATGCGGTAAAGCAAAAGCATTTTGTTGGAGTAATAGATGAAAAAGCAACCAGCATTATGATTTCCGAAGGTGGGTGGAACTCCTTTGAAAATTCAGCTTTGTACAAAAGGAGAAAAGAAGCAAATAAAACATCTGAAATGTGGGATAATTTACTTCAATATACTACACAAAATGCCTTAGATCAAACTCTTAAAGGAAATAGTAACATCTTTAAAGGTGAAAGCGCTATTTGTGAAATGGCCAAAGAACCTAGATTTTTTAGAAGAACCTTGTCTGATCTTATGATACGAGCTATAGAGGGATTTCCTGGAGATGGGACAACGCTTATGCGTAATTTATCTATTATGCCATCCTTTTATAAAAATACAGTTTATGTCTTTTTACAATTACACGATCCCAGAAATAAGGATTACGATAATGAATATAGACCTAAAAGACAAGCGCTGCTTGAGATTGCCTGTGGTGTGACAAAAAACAAATTTCCTAAATATGAAAAAATAATAGGGATTGCTATTGACGCTCCTAAATTTACTCAAACCAATTCTGAGGATTTCATTCTGCTTAACGCAAAGGATTGGTTCGAAGACGATATTTTATATTATTCGGATGCAAATAAAAACATTAATTTCTTAGAAACTAAAAAAATGGTTCGGGAAACATTAACTGTTAGGGATTTTCCAATTAACAATAATTTGAGCCGTCATAAAAAAATCGGTAGAAATGACCAATGTCCTTGCGGCTTTGGAAAAAAGTATAAGAAATGCTGTATTGGTCTCAAGAAGTAA
- a CDS encoding AAA domain-containing protein, which translates to MRTEAIYIDSKDRTDEIESYSFEGSICVVIYKRSDKTYSYSQHRIKIVKSAIQSERAGNIFSYLKAIAESIGLKVEEGNNILANSYGSIRFIPETSILYNYLNGKETEKNYHASPIEIFPFGFNLSQRTGVDNAFSNPLSVIEGPPGTGKTQTILNIIANAVMNNQSVAVVSSNNSATKNVFEKLESSGVSFIAALLGSSQNKKEFINAQTEIPDLTGFRLEEEQEQSLIQSTPLLFAELAEKLELKNELALLKLEIDKIKTEHQHFTDDVALATEIRFKKNVSSDQLLSLWVTLEDYEKTGKKFYWWRKLIFPFLYGVRDKIFYTLSYEEMIRIVQSKYYGVKISELDLRKYELQNTLQHFSFHDKMKEYTEGSMQLFKNKLYQKYKGEKRSEYTEWDLRFKSEEFIIDYPVIMSTTYSLRRSLTENVVYDYVIVDESSQVDLATGVLALSCAKQAVIVGDLKQLPNVVDFETAENTDQIFKNYDIPEPYRYSNHSLLSSITEVFPKVPKTLLKEHYRCHPKIIDFCNRKFYNDQLIIISEGQTEREPLLVYKTTEGNHARQRENQRQIDVIIKEIIPQQKLEGVNLGIVTPYRNQTIALQRTFQGTDIKADTVDKFQGRENDVIILSTVDNEISEFTDNANRLNVAISRAKDQLILLVNGNESDNDTNISDLIRYIDYNNFQVINSEVHSIFDYLYKGYEEKRRALLSDHKKKSVFDSENLMYQLITEVLSNDQFSKYGVIIHHPLRNLLLDFSRLSLEEERYAKHHATHLDFLIYNKLGKNPVLAIEVDGYEYHKTESRQAARDRMKNEILEKYKIPLVRFSTTGSGEKEKLISVLKTLIG; encoded by the coding sequence TTGAGAACAGAAGCAATCTACATAGATAGTAAAGACAGAACTGATGAGATAGAATCTTATTCTTTTGAAGGCAGTATATGTGTAGTAATATATAAAAGAAGCGATAAAACCTATTCTTATTCTCAACACAGGATTAAGATCGTTAAATCTGCCATTCAGAGTGAGAGAGCAGGAAATATTTTTTCTTATCTAAAGGCAATTGCAGAAAGTATTGGTTTAAAGGTAGAGGAAGGCAATAATATTCTTGCTAATAGCTATGGGAGTATCCGTTTTATTCCTGAGACTTCTATTCTTTACAATTATCTTAATGGGAAAGAAACCGAAAAGAATTACCACGCCTCTCCTATTGAAATCTTTCCTTTTGGATTTAATCTGAGCCAAAGAACAGGAGTCGATAATGCATTTTCAAATCCGCTAAGTGTTATAGAAGGTCCTCCCGGAACAGGTAAAACACAGACTATTCTTAATATCATTGCCAATGCAGTGATGAATAATCAGAGTGTGGCTGTTGTTTCAAGCAATAATTCGGCGACAAAAAATGTATTTGAGAAACTGGAAAGCAGTGGGGTTTCTTTTATAGCTGCATTGCTAGGGAGCAGCCAGAATAAAAAAGAATTTATCAATGCTCAGACTGAAATCCCGGATCTAACAGGTTTTAGATTAGAGGAAGAACAGGAACAATCCCTTATTCAGTCTACTCCCCTTCTTTTTGCTGAGCTTGCTGAAAAGTTGGAACTAAAAAATGAACTGGCTTTACTCAAACTGGAAATCGATAAGATCAAAACAGAGCATCAGCATTTTACGGATGATGTCGCTTTGGCAACAGAAATCCGTTTTAAAAAGAATGTCAGTTCAGATCAGCTGCTTTCTTTATGGGTTACCTTGGAAGACTATGAGAAAACAGGCAAGAAATTTTACTGGTGGCGTAAACTGATATTTCCTTTTCTGTATGGGGTAAGAGATAAGATTTTTTATACCTTATCGTATGAAGAAATGATCAGAATTGTTCAGTCAAAATACTATGGGGTAAAAATTTCAGAGCTTGACTTAAGAAAGTACGAGCTGCAAAATACGTTACAGCATTTTTCCTTCCATGATAAAATGAAAGAATATACAGAAGGATCAATGCAGCTGTTTAAAAACAAACTCTACCAAAAATATAAAGGAGAAAAACGTTCAGAATATACCGAATGGGATCTCCGTTTTAAATCAGAAGAATTTATTATAGATTATCCTGTCATTATGAGTACGACGTACTCATTAAGAAGAAGTCTTACTGAAAATGTAGTCTATGATTATGTGATTGTTGATGAATCTTCACAGGTGGATCTTGCAACGGGTGTACTCGCATTATCCTGCGCAAAACAGGCCGTCATTGTAGGAGATTTAAAACAGCTTCCCAATGTCGTGGATTTTGAAACAGCAGAAAATACCGATCAGATCTTTAAGAACTATGATATCCCGGAACCTTATCGCTATTCCAATCATAGCTTACTTTCTTCCATTACGGAAGTATTTCCGAAAGTGCCTAAAACACTTTTAAAAGAACATTATCGCTGCCATCCTAAAATTATTGATTTTTGTAACCGTAAGTTTTATAATGATCAGTTGATTATTATCTCAGAAGGACAGACGGAAAGAGAACCTTTATTAGTCTATAAAACAACTGAAGGCAATCATGCCCGGCAAAGAGAGAATCAGCGGCAGATTGATGTGATTATTAAGGAAATCATTCCACAACAAAAGCTGGAAGGTGTGAATCTGGGAATTGTAACGCCTTACCGCAATCAGACCATTGCACTGCAAAGAACATTTCAGGGAACAGATATCAAAGCCGATACGGTGGATAAATTTCAGGGAAGAGAAAATGATGTGATCATTCTTTCCACGGTAGATAATGAAATCTCTGAATTCACAGATAATGCGAACCGTCTAAATGTAGCCATTTCCAGAGCCAAAGATCAGCTGATTCTATTGGTAAACGGAAATGAAAGTGACAATGACACGAATATCTCAGATCTAATCCGCTATATTGATTACAATAACTTCCAAGTAATAAACAGTGAGGTACATTCTATCTTTGATTATCTGTACAAAGGATATGAAGAAAAAAGAAGGGCTCTTTTATCGGATCACAAAAAGAAATCTGTTTTTGACAGTGAGAATCTCATGTATCAATTAATTACAGAGGTTTTATCAAATGATCAATTTTCAAAATATGGCGTTATTATCCATCATCCATTAAGAAATCTATTGTTAGATTTCTCCAGATTAAGTCTAGAAGAAGAACGTTACGCAAAACATCACGCTACGCATCTTGATTTTCTGATCTATAATAAGCTAGGGAAAAATCCTGTGTTAGCTATTGAAGTTGACGGCTATGAATACCATAAAACAGAAAGCCGACAAGCCGCAAGAGATCGTATGAAGAATGAAATCTTGGAGAAGTATAAAATTCCTTTGGTAAGGTTTTCGACGACGGGAAGTGGGGAGAAAGAGAAGCTGATAAGCGTACTAAAAACATTAATAGGCTAA
- a CDS encoding UvrD-helicase domain-containing protein: MFIWEKGSINDEQQNAILEDKSVLLIACPGSGKTRTLTFKIAYELSRLKTDKEFVIAITYTNNAAEEIKDRVELLGVDTTQLWIGTIHSFCMEWILKPYHLYSDRLKNGFKVCNSFDTEKLLTEICNKYSNPKVTFYDFQYYATINGTYKFTSKNSNQNNHIKAILKEYFLILEKNNQLDFEQILFYAYDLMKSKPVISSILCKLFPFILIDEYQDTKEIQYHIISKILCANKGCSKTLIVGDPNQSIYNSLGGYPMAKKELEKLLGFELQQLSLDKNYRSSEAIINYFDYYKTFTTPIISFGNNKDYNSLITYNFSVSVGNLIEEIAKLILFNVQEVGISPNEICIVAPQWVHIASITRKLMIRLPDYNFDGPGMAPFSRDIENFWFKIARIVLTEPSPFMYVRRLRWSKEVLYEFEAVGIDITKISNKEFLKICNSIEIDENDGLTYLRFFFNQICNKLKIDISNFPLLKEHHTSFFASSESRIQRLIDEGNPFIGDIENFRKVFRQKDGITVSTIHGVKGEEYDTVIGFALLDDYIPHFNDTNGYENSKKLLYVLASRARKNLHLISETSRGINYYNPDGKSPTPHLLEYDYEYSILNIN; this comes from the coding sequence ATGTTTATTTGGGAAAAAGGTAGCATCAACGATGAACAGCAAAATGCAATTTTAGAAGATAAAAGTGTGCTTCTTATAGCCTGTCCAGGAAGTGGAAAAACCCGTACTTTAACTTTTAAAATTGCATATGAACTTAGCAGATTAAAAACAGACAAAGAGTTTGTAATTGCAATAACCTATACAAACAACGCTGCGGAAGAAATTAAAGACCGTGTAGAGCTGTTAGGAGTTGATACTACTCAATTATGGATTGGTACTATCCACTCATTTTGCATGGAGTGGATTTTAAAGCCTTACCATTTGTACTCTGATAGACTAAAAAATGGTTTTAAGGTTTGTAATTCATTTGATACTGAAAAGCTGTTGACTGAGATATGTAACAAATACAGTAATCCAAAAGTTACTTTTTATGACTTTCAGTATTATGCCACTATAAATGGAACATATAAATTTACCTCAAAAAATAGTAATCAGAATAATCATATTAAGGCTATACTTAAAGAGTATTTTTTAATATTAGAAAAAAACAATCAACTTGATTTTGAGCAAATTCTTTTTTATGCTTATGATTTAATGAAGTCAAAACCGGTAATCAGTTCTATTCTTTGCAAATTATTTCCATTTATATTAATCGACGAATATCAGGATACTAAAGAAATACAATATCACATTATTTCAAAGATATTATGTGCCAATAAGGGCTGTTCAAAAACTCTAATTGTTGGTGACCCAAATCAATCTATTTATAATTCTTTAGGTGGTTATCCAATGGCAAAAAAAGAATTAGAAAAACTGTTAGGATTTGAATTGCAGCAATTGAGCTTAGATAAAAATTACAGATCATCGGAAGCTATAATTAATTATTTTGACTATTATAAAACCTTTACAACACCAATTATATCTTTCGGAAATAATAAAGATTACAATAGTTTAATCACTTATAATTTTTCGGTTTCTGTAGGTAATTTGATTGAAGAAATTGCGAAACTAATTTTGTTTAATGTGCAAGAAGTTGGCATTAGTCCTAATGAAATTTGCATTGTAGCACCACAATGGGTACATATTGCAAGCATAACTAGAAAGTTGATGATTAGGCTTCCTGATTACAATTTCGATGGTCCTGGAATGGCACCCTTTTCTCGTGATATTGAAAATTTTTGGTTCAAAATTGCAAGAATAGTTCTAACAGAGCCATCTCCTTTTATGTATGTTCGAAGGCTCCGATGGAGTAAAGAAGTATTATATGAGTTTGAAGCCGTAGGGATTGACATAACAAAAATCTCAAATAAAGAATTTTTAAAAATTTGTAATTCTATAGAAATTGATGAAAATGATGGTTTGACATATTTACGGTTTTTCTTTAACCAAATTTGTAACAAATTAAAAATTGACATTAGTAATTTTCCATTACTGAAAGAGCACCATACTTCATTTTTTGCTAGTTCTGAAAGTCGTATACAAAGGCTTATTGATGAAGGAAATCCTTTTATTGGAGATATTGAAAATTTCAGAAAAGTATTTAGGCAAAAAGATGGCATAACAGTTTCAACTATTCATGGCGTGAAAGGGGAAGAATATGACACTGTAATTGGTTTCGCATTGCTTGATGATTACATACCTCATTTTAACGACACAAATGGTTACGAAAATTCAAAAAAACTACTTTATGTTTTAGCTTCCAGAGCGAGAAAAAATTTGCACCTGATTTCAGAAACATCAAGAGGTATAAACTATTATAATCCGGACGGAAAAAGTCCTACTCCACATTTATTAGAATATGATTATGAATATTCAATTCTTAACATAAACTGA